One Heyndrickxia oleronia genomic window, TCTAAAGGGTTAAAGCATGTGACTGGAGATGCTTCAGATAGTCCATAGCCTTCAGAAATAAGAACGTTAAATTTCTTTTCGAAGTTCTTTAATAAAGCAACTGGTAATGAGGAGCCTCCCGAAATACAAAGTCGGAATGTCGAGAAATCATTTGGATCCCCATCAGGATATTGGTAGAGAAAATTATACATAGTTGGGACACCTGCAAAAACGGTGACTTCATATTTTTTTGCTAAACGAAAAATTTCTTTTGGACTAAATTTCGGTACAATAATGATTGTTGATCCACTAATTAATGGTGCATTTACGACTACCGTAAGACTAAAAACATGAAACATTGGTAAGACAGTCATCACTTTATCTAAATGATTCATTTTCAAATATTCACCAATATCTTTTGCATTTGAATAGAGATTTTTATGAGTTAACATGGCTCCCTTAGGTCGACCCGTTGTCCCTGAAGTATATAGAATGACAGCAACATCATCCTCAAACAATTCAGGCTCGTCAAAAGCAAGATTACCAGAGGCAATAACATCTGAAAACGATTTCATTTTCTCATTTGTGGATACATCTACTTTATTCAAAGGATTAGATTCACAAATGATATAACTTTCTACTTTTGGAAGTAAAGCTTCCATCTTTTCTGCTAAAGGGAGAAGTAAATCTAAGGCAATAATCACCTTAACATCCCCATTATTTAATATGTAGCCTATTTCATCTGGAGTATAGATTGGATTAATTGGAATGACCGTTGCCCCTAAACGCATTGCTCCATACAACGAGATGACAAAGTGAGGAGAATTTCCAAGAAGTAATGCGATATGATCTCCCTTTTTTACCCCTAATTGCTTTAAACCACTTGCAAATCTTGTTACTGCCCCATCAAATTCAGCATAGGAAACTTTTTGATCCATAAAGTAATAGGCAGTTTTATCTGCATTTACTTTCGCTGTGTTCTTTAAGTGTGAAGATAAATTCATACTCCCTCCCCTTTCTGAATGAATAATCATTCATTTTAATTTTCTAAATATATTATATAGAAGAAATATTTAAGATTCAAGCTCTACCTAGTTTCTCTATAGGAATTATATTGTCTGTAAACCAACGAAAAAGGTCTAACTGATACGTATCAGTTAGACCTTTAAATATTACACTCTTTTCGCAATTTGTCTTGTAATAAATACTAATTTTTAGAAATGAAACTAGTAAATCAATTGAACTAATTCTTCCTTTGTTATGTTTCCGAAATAATGTTTTACATCTATGTCTTCTAGTGCTCTTTCAATCTCAGAGCGTTCATAACGAATTCCTATTAGTTTATTTTCAATATCACATACATCACCAATACCAAAGAAGTCCCCATAAATTTTGCAATTCTCAATCATGCCCTTATTTACTTCTAAGCGTACATCAATTCCACCAACTGGGAAACGATGATTATGCTGTAAATTAAATTTTGGAGATTTGCCATAGTTCCAATCCCAATTTTGGTAACGCTCCTCAGATAACTTATGAATATTCTTCCAATCTTCATCCGTTAATTTATATTCTTTTATATTTTCGCTTCCACCGAAAATATTACTTAAAATTAATTGACGGAATTCTTCCATTGTTAATTTTTCTTCAAGAAATTCAGAGATATTTGCTACACGACTCCTAATGGATTTAATGCCTTTAGATTGGATCTTATCCTTTTTCACTCGTAAAGCTGACACTACGTTCTCAATTTCGGAATCGAACATTAACGTACCGTGACTAAACATTCTTCCTTTTGTTGAGAACTGTGCATTTCCAGAGATTTTCCGTTCTCCTACTTGGATATCATTTCGTCCACTTAATTCTGCATTTACACCAAGTTTTTTCAAAGCTTCAATAACTGGAGCAGTAAATTTCATAAAGTTATGAAAGCTTTCCCCATCATCCTTTGTAATGAAGCTAAAATTAAGATTTCCTAAATCATGATAAACAGCTCCACCACCAGAAAGTCGACGAACAACGATAATATTATTTTTGTCTACATACTCAGTGTTAATTTCTTCAATTGTATTTTGGTTACGCCCAATAATAATGGATGGCTGATTAATATAAAATAATAGATAGGTTTCATTTATATCTAGGTTATTGAGAGCATATTCCTCGATAGCTAGGTTTATTTGTGGATCGGTAATTCCATTATTGTCGATAAATAACATGCTTTTTCCTCCTATATCCCTGTGTCTTCAGTTCTTTGTTAAATCTATTATTAGCCCTTCAGTAGCAAGTTGTATATAGCCAGAATACTTTTCAGCAGCTTCTTGCTTTAATTGATTTAGATCGCCATATTGAGGAAGATGAGTGAGAACAAGCTGTTTAACCTGGGCTGCCTGTGCTATTTCCCCAGCCTCATAGCTTGTCATATGTCCGGCACCAGATCCATCCATATTTCCATAAAAATTACTCTCACAAAGCAGAATATCAGCATTTTGTGCAAATGAAACAAAGGATTTCATATAAGATGAATCAGCTGTAAATACAAATACTTGATCATCTGCTTCTATTCTCATGGCAAAGCATGGAACAGGATGCTTCGTTCTTAGAAAGGAAATAGTAAAAGGACCAATTTGTAGTTCTTGATCTTCGTCATATGCCATTCCCTTAGTCACATCATCAAAAAATAACGATTGAAATCCTGCATTGTCCTCATTATGCCCATAGATCGGCAATGTTCGGATTTCTTTATTCATATATTTACCGATAATAAGTGCATGCTGTAACACACCTATATCTGCAATATGATCAGGATGATAATGAGAAATAATGGCAGCATCTAAATGTTCAGGTTCTATGTATTGTTGTAGCTTTGAGAGTACAGCGCTTCCACAGTCTACTAAAAGATGAAAACCATTATGTTCTAGTAAATAACCTGCACTTGCTCCGTTTACCTTTGGATATCCACCCCATGGGCCAATAACTGTTAGCTTCATTTATTCCACTCCTAATTATAATCCAATAGATAATTATTATCTATTTCACTATACTTCATTTTTACCATTTTAGCATTATTAATAGCCTAGTTTTCGTACAGTTTATTGCTTCTATAAATGCACTGCCGCGGACTTTTACATCTAATTAATGCTTCCTGCTGTTAGTTATGAAGGTTATAGATCTTTTCTTTTGTGAAAGGAAGGGATCTGATAGTCTTCTTTATTGATTGAAGCTTTCTACATTACAATTAAAAAAGAACCTTATAAAAAATAAAGGTTAAATAAAAAAAACGGTTCCAAATGAGAACCGCTAAAATACTTACTATTTCACTACAAAATCAAAATCTTGGTGTTCATGTAAACCTTGGTTATTTTCTACATGTACCTTTAGCTGATAGTCTCCAGCTCTATCAAATTGATGAGTGCCTTTGTATTCACCTTTTCCAGCGTCCTCCAATTTTATCCACTCAGGCTTTTCGTCACCCTTCATCCATGCCTCAATTTGGACCTGTGCACCAGTAAGTAGCTCATTATGTTTGGTCATGTGAATGGTAAAATTAGCTGCTTCTCCGGCTTTTGCATGATCAGGGCTCATAAAATGCATAACAACTGAGTTTTCAGAATCATGCTCCTTCTTATCAGTAGAAGATGTTGCATTTGAAGGATCCGGACTACCAACAATGACCGTCTTTTTAGGCATTACATGCATATCCCTCGCAGTAACATGAACTTGAACATTAAATACCCCATCATGATCAAATGCAACTTCAGAAGTGTATGTACCATTCTTTTTATTTTTAGCGTTTAACATTTTACTAGTCGTATCCTTTGCTCCATCTTCCCAAACTTCATATTTGACTTCTGATGCGTCGGATACTTTTTCTTTCCCTTGGGTTACTAAAGAACTTAATTGAATCGTTTCATTCACTTTAGCTTTTTCCTGTACATTCAGCTCTACTTCGAGTGGTTCCATCGTCGTTTTTTCTTGACCATTTTTATTATCTGAATTTCCACATCCAACAATAAAAATAGCTAGTGCAGAGATAAGTAATGCAGTGAAAAATAACTTTTTCATTCTAGCTCCTCCTCGAAAATATTTCTAACCTATCATAACACCTGGTGAACGGCTAAGTGCTCATTAATTGTTAATAAGTCTTGACAAAAATGTGATAAGAATTTGTTAATTATATATGTTAAATATGTACTTTTTACGAAAAGTGCTGAAATTTATTATATTACTACCAATATCATTTATAATGGGTAAAGAATAAAAAATTTCTAGAATTGGAGGGATCCGATTGAAACGTTTTCGAATATCATTTATTTTGATGACTGCCATACTATTAATTTTACTTAGTGCATGTTCTAATGTTAAAAAAAGCGGAGATAAACTTAATGACTTTACCTTTACAGATCAAGACAATAAAAAGTTTGGACTTAAAGATCTAAAAGGAAGTGTCTGGGTTGCAGATTTCATGTTTACAAGTTGTGCAACAGTTTGTCCACAATTGACGAAAAATATGAGTGACCTACAAAAGGAAATTAAAGATAAAGGATATGACGATGTGAAGTTTGTTTCCTTTAGTGTTGATCCTGAAATTGATACACCACAGGCAATGAAGGATTATGCAGCGAAATTCAATGCCGACTTTTCCACTTGGCATCTCTTAACTGGTTATTCACAAGAAGATATTGAGTCATTTGCAAAAGACAATTTTCAGGCATTGGTGAAAAAACCAGATAATGACACACAGGTTATTCATGATACAAAATTTTTCTTAATG contains:
- a CDS encoding SCO family protein — translated: MKRFRISFILMTAILLILLSACSNVKKSGDKLNDFTFTDQDNKKFGLKDLKGSVWVADFMFTSCATVCPQLTKNMSDLQKEIKDKGYDDVKFVSFSVDPEIDTPQAMKDYAAKFNADFSTWHLLTGYSQEDIESFAKDNFQALVKKPDNDTQVIHDTKFFLMNKDGELVKDYSTQDGFPLSEIVKDVKALR
- a CDS encoding lipoate--protein ligase, with the protein product MLFIDNNGITDPQINLAIEEYALNNLDINETYLLFYINQPSIIIGRNQNTIEEINTEYVDKNNIIVVRRLSGGGAVYHDLGNLNFSFITKDDGESFHNFMKFTAPVIEALKKLGVNAELSGRNDIQVGERKISGNAQFSTKGRMFSHGTLMFDSEIENVVSALRVKKDKIQSKGIKSIRSRVANISEFLEEKLTMEEFRQLILSNIFGGSENIKEYKLTDEDWKNIHKLSEERYQNWDWNYGKSPKFNLQHNHRFPVGGIDVRLEVNKGMIENCKIYGDFFGIGDVCDIENKLIGIRYERSEIERALEDIDVKHYFGNITKEELVQLIY
- a CDS encoding MBL fold metallo-hydrolase; protein product: MKLTVIGPWGGYPKVNGASAGYLLEHNGFHLLVDCGSAVLSKLQQYIEPEHLDAAIISHYHPDHIADIGVLQHALIIGKYMNKEIRTLPIYGHNEDNAGFQSLFFDDVTKGMAYDEDQELQIGPFTISFLRTKHPVPCFAMRIEADDQVFVFTADSSYMKSFVSFAQNADILLCESNFYGNMDGSGAGHMTSYEAGEIAQAAQVKQLVLTHLPQYGDLNQLKQEAAEKYSGYIQLATEGLIIDLTKN
- a CDS encoding fatty acid--CoA ligase family protein encodes the protein MNLSSHLKNTAKVNADKTAYYFMDQKVSYAEFDGAVTRFASGLKQLGVKKGDHIALLLGNSPHFVISLYGAMRLGATVIPINPIYTPDEIGYILNNGDVKVIIALDLLLPLAEKMEALLPKVESYIICESNPLNKVDVSTNEKMKSFSDVIASGNLAFDEPELFEDDVAVILYTSGTTGRPKGAMLTHKNLYSNAKDIGEYLKMNHLDKVMTVLPMFHVFSLTVVVNAPLISGSTIIIVPKFSPKEIFRLAKKYEVTVFAGVPTMYNFLYQYPDGDPNDFSTFRLCISGGSSLPVALLKNFEKKFNVLISEGYGLSEASPVTCFNPLDRPRKPGSIGTSILNVENKIVNELGEELPEGQVGELVVRGPNVMKGYYKMPEETAAALRDGWLYTGDLARVDGEGYFYIVDRKKDMVIVGGFNVYPREVEEVLYEHPEVVEAAVIGAPDPEQGEVVKCFVVPKNESLTEAELMEYCREHLAKYKLPKTIEFLEELPKNTTGKILRKALKEQVLQKQN
- a CDS encoding FixH family protein, with protein sequence MKKLFFTALLISALAIFIVGCGNSDNKNGQEKTTMEPLEVELNVQEKAKVNETIQLSSLVTQGKEKVSDASEVKYEVWEDGAKDTTSKMLNAKNKKNGTYTSEVAFDHDGVFNVQVHVTARDMHVMPKKTVIVGSPDPSNATSSTDKKEHDSENSVVMHFMSPDHAKAGEAANFTIHMTKHNELLTGAQVQIEAWMKGDEKPEWIKLEDAGKGEYKGTHQFDRAGDYQLKVHVENNQGLHEHQDFDFVVK